A single region of the Pectobacterium carotovorum genome encodes:
- the rpoC gene encoding DNA-directed RNA polymerase subunit beta', translating into MKDLLKFLKAQTKTEEFDAIKIALASPDMIRSWSFGEVKKPETINYRTFKPERDGLFCARIFGPVKDYECLCGKYKRLKHRGVICEKCGVEVTQTKVRRERMGHIELASPTAHIWFLKSLPSRIGLLLDMPLRDIERVLYFESYVVVEGGMTNLERRQILTEEQYLDALEEFGDEFDAKMGAEAIQALLKNMDLEQECEQLREELTETNSETKRKKLTKRIKLLEAFVQSGNKPEWMILTVLPVLPPDLRPLVPLDGGRFATSDLNDLYRRVINRNNRLKRLLDLAAPDIIVRNEKRMLQEAVDALLDNGRRGRAITGSNKRPLKSLADMIKGKQGRFRQNLLGKRVDYSGRSVITVGPYLRLHQCGLPKKMALELFKPFIYGKLELRGLATTIKAAKKMVEREEAVVWDILDEVIREHPVLLNRAPTLHRLGIQAFEPVLIEGKAIQLHPLVCAAYNADFDGDQMAVHVPLTLEAQLEARALMMSTNNILSPANGEPIIVPSQDVVLGLYYMTRDCVNAKGEGMVLTGPKEAERVYRAGLASLHARVKVRITEEIKSIEGDVTHQTSIIDTTIGRAILWMIVPKGLPYSIVNQPLGKKAISKMLNTCYRILGLKPTVIFADQTMYTGFAYAARSGASVGIDDMVIPEKKAEIIEEAETEVAEIQEQFQSGLVTAGERYNKVIDIWAAANERVAKAMMENLSVEDVVNRDGVVERQVSFNSIFMMADSGARGSAAQIRQLAGMRGLMAKPDGSIIETPITANFREGLNVLQYFISTHGARKGLADTALKTANSGYLTRRLVDVAQDLVVTEDDCGTHEGIMMTPVIEGGDVKEPLRERVLGRVTAEDVIKPGTADILVPRNTLLNEQWCDMLEENSVDAVKVRSVVSCETDFGVCANCYGRDLARGHIINKGEAIGVIAAQSIGEPGTQLTMRTFHIGGAASRAAAESSIQVKNKGSLKLSNAKFVVNSSGKLVITSRNTELKLIDEFGRTKESYKVPYGAAMAKGDGAEVNGGETVANWDPHTMPVITEVSGNIRFTDMIDGQTITRQTDELTGLSSIVVLDSAERTGSGKDLRPALKIVDDKGEDVLIPGTDMPAQYFLPGKAIVQLEDGVKISSGDTLARIPQESGGTKDITGGLPRVADLFEARRPKEPAILAEISGIISFGKETKGKRRLVISPLDGSDAYEEMIPKWRQLNVFEGEVVERGDVVSDGPESPHDILRLRGVHAVTRYITNEVQEVYRLQGVKINDKHIEVIVRQMLRKGTIVNAGSTEFLEGEQAEVSRIKIANRQLEADGKITATFSRDLLGITKASLATESFISAASFQETTRVLTEAAVAGKRDELRGLKENVIVGRLIPAGTGYAYHQDRLRRRQAGEAPIVPQVSADEASANLAELLNAGFGSSDDE; encoded by the coding sequence GTGAAAGACTTATTAAAGTTTCTGAAAGCGCAAACTAAAACCGAAGAGTTTGATGCGATCAAAATTGCTCTGGCCTCGCCAGACATGATCCGTTCGTGGTCTTTTGGTGAAGTTAAAAAGCCAGAAACCATCAACTACCGTACGTTCAAACCTGAACGTGATGGCCTTTTCTGCGCCCGTATCTTTGGGCCGGTAAAAGATTATGAGTGCTTGTGCGGTAAGTATAAGCGCTTGAAACACCGCGGTGTTATTTGTGAGAAATGCGGCGTTGAAGTGACCCAGACTAAAGTGCGCCGTGAGCGTATGGGCCACATCGAGCTGGCTTCTCCGACTGCGCACATCTGGTTCCTGAAGTCACTGCCTTCCCGTATCGGTTTGCTGCTGGATATGCCGCTGCGTGATATCGAACGCGTGCTTTATTTTGAATCTTATGTCGTGGTTGAAGGCGGCATGACCAACCTTGAGCGCCGTCAGATCCTGACTGAAGAGCAGTATCTGGATGCGCTGGAAGAGTTTGGTGATGAATTCGACGCGAAAATGGGCGCCGAAGCGATCCAGGCTCTGCTGAAAAACATGGATCTGGAGCAGGAATGCGAGCAGTTGCGTGAAGAGCTGACCGAAACCAACTCCGAAACCAAACGTAAGAAGCTGACGAAGCGTATTAAGCTGCTGGAAGCATTCGTACAGTCTGGTAACAAACCAGAGTGGATGATCCTGACCGTTCTGCCGGTACTGCCGCCAGATCTGCGTCCGCTGGTTCCGTTGGATGGCGGTCGTTTTGCGACTTCCGACCTGAACGATCTGTATCGTCGCGTGATCAACCGTAACAACCGTTTGAAACGTCTGCTGGATCTGGCTGCGCCAGACATCATCGTACGTAACGAAAAACGTATGTTGCAGGAAGCGGTTGATGCGCTGCTGGATAACGGCCGTCGCGGTCGTGCGATCACCGGTTCTAACAAACGTCCTCTGAAATCTTTGGCCGACATGATCAAAGGTAAACAGGGTCGTTTCCGTCAGAACTTGCTCGGTAAGCGTGTTGACTACTCAGGCCGTTCCGTAATCACCGTTGGTCCATACCTGCGTCTGCATCAGTGTGGTCTGCCGAAGAAAATGGCACTGGAGCTGTTCAAACCGTTCATCTACGGCAAGCTGGAACTGCGTGGTCTTGCTACCACCATTAAAGCCGCCAAGAAAATGGTTGAGCGCGAAGAAGCTGTCGTATGGGATATCCTGGACGAAGTTATCCGCGAACACCCGGTCCTGCTGAACCGTGCACCAACGCTGCACCGTTTGGGTATCCAGGCATTTGAACCGGTTCTGATCGAAGGTAAAGCGATCCAGCTGCACCCGCTGGTTTGTGCGGCCTATAACGCCGACTTCGACGGTGACCAGATGGCTGTACACGTACCGTTGACGCTGGAAGCCCAGCTGGAAGCGCGTGCGTTGATGATGTCGACCAACAACATCCTGTCCCCTGCGAATGGTGAGCCAATCATCGTTCCTTCTCAGGACGTTGTATTGGGTCTGTATTACATGACGCGTGACTGTGTTAACGCCAAAGGCGAAGGCATGGTGCTCACGGGTCCGAAAGAAGCTGAACGCGTTTATCGCGCTGGTCTGGCCTCTCTGCATGCGCGCGTTAAAGTGCGTATAACGGAAGAGATCAAGAGCATCGAAGGCGATGTTACGCATCAGACGTCGATTATTGATACGACTATCGGTCGCGCCATCCTGTGGATGATCGTACCGAAAGGTCTGCCGTACTCGATCGTTAACCAGCCTCTGGGCAAGAAAGCGATCTCCAAAATGCTGAACACCTGTTACCGCATTTTGGGTCTGAAGCCGACGGTTATCTTCGCTGACCAGACTATGTACACCGGTTTTGCTTACGCGGCGCGCTCTGGTGCTTCCGTAGGTATCGACGACATGGTTATCCCGGAGAAAAAAGCCGAGATTATCGAAGAAGCCGAAACCGAAGTTGCCGAGATTCAGGAGCAGTTCCAGTCTGGTCTGGTTACCGCGGGCGAACGCTATAACAAAGTGATCGATATCTGGGCCGCAGCGAACGAACGTGTTGCGAAAGCGATGATGGAAAACCTGTCCGTTGAGGATGTGGTTAACCGTGATGGCGTGGTTGAGCGGCAGGTATCTTTCAACAGCATCTTTATGATGGCCGACTCCGGTGCGCGTGGTTCTGCAGCACAGATTCGTCAGTTGGCGGGGATGCGTGGTCTGATGGCGAAACCAGATGGTTCCATCATCGAGACGCCAATTACCGCAAACTTCCGTGAAGGTCTGAACGTACTCCAGTACTTCATCTCAACGCACGGTGCGCGTAAAGGTCTGGCGGATACCGCACTGAAAACGGCGAACTCCGGTTATCTGACTCGTCGTCTGGTTGACGTCGCGCAGGATCTGGTTGTGACCGAAGACGATTGTGGTACCCACGAAGGTATCATGATGACGCCGGTTATCGAGGGTGGTGATGTTAAAGAGCCACTGCGTGAGCGCGTACTGGGTCGTGTAACGGCTGAAGACGTGATCAAACCGGGCACGGCGGATATTCTGGTTCCACGTAACACGCTGCTGAATGAGCAGTGGTGTGACATGTTGGAAGAGAACTCCGTTGACGCCGTTAAAGTACGTTCAGTAGTAAGCTGCGAAACCGACTTTGGCGTGTGCGCCAATTGCTACGGTCGCGATCTGGCTCGTGGTCATATCATCAACAAAGGTGAGGCCATCGGGGTTATCGCGGCACAGTCCATCGGTGAACCGGGTACACAGTTAACCATGCGTACGTTCCACATCGGTGGTGCGGCATCGCGTGCGGCAGCTGAGTCCAGCATTCAGGTGAAAAACAAAGGTAGCCTGAAACTGAGCAACGCGAAGTTCGTTGTGAACAGCAGCGGTAAATTGGTTATTACTTCACGTAATACCGAACTGAAGCTGATCGACGAATTCGGACGTACTAAAGAAAGCTATAAAGTGCCTTACGGTGCGGCAATGGCGAAAGGCGATGGCGCAGAAGTTAACGGTGGCGAAACCGTAGCTAACTGGGACCCGCATACCATGCCGGTTATCACCGAAGTGAGCGGTAACATTCGCTTCACCGATATGATCGACGGCCAGACGATTACTCGTCAGACCGACGAACTGACCGGTTTGTCTTCTATCGTGGTTCTGGATAGTGCAGAGCGTACCGGTAGCGGTAAAGACCTGCGTCCGGCACTGAAAATCGTTGATGACAAAGGCGAAGATGTTCTGATTCCAGGTACAGATATGCCTGCTCAGTACTTCCTGCCGGGCAAAGCGATCGTGCAGTTGGAAGATGGCGTGAAAATCAGTAGCGGTGATACCCTGGCGCGTATTCCTCAGGAATCCGGCGGTACCAAGGATATTACCGGTGGTCTGCCACGCGTAGCCGACCTGTTCGAAGCCCGTCGTCCGAAAGAGCCGGCTATTCTGGCAGAAATCAGCGGTATCATTTCCTTCGGTAAAGAAACCAAAGGTAAACGCCGTCTGGTGATTTCTCCGTTGGATGGCAGCGATGCTTACGAAGAGATGATTCCGAAATGGCGTCAGCTCAACGTGTTCGAAGGTGAAGTTGTGGAACGTGGTGACGTTGTTTCCGACGGCCCAGAATCTCCGCACGATATCCTGCGTCTGCGTGGCGTACATGCAGTAACGCGTTATATCACCAACGAAGTTCAGGAAGTTTACCGTCTGCAAGGCGTTAAGATTAACGATAAACACATCGAAGTTATCGTTCGTCAGATGTTGCGTAAAGGCACCATCGTTAACGCAGGCAGCACGGAGTTCCTGGAAGGCGAGCAGGCAGAAGTGTCTCGCATCAAGATTGCCAACCGTCAGTTGGAAGCGGATGGCAAGATTACGGCAACATTCAGCCGCGATCTGCTGGGTATCACCAAAGCATCTCTGGCGACCGAGTCCTTCATTTCTGCGGCATCGTTCCAGGAAACCACTCGCGTACTGACCGAAGCCGCTGTTGCTGGTAAACGTGATGAACTGCGTGGCCTGAAAGAGAACGTTATCGTGGGTCGTCTGATCCCAGCGGGTACGGGTTATGCGTACCACCAGGATCGTCTGCGTCGCCGTCAGGCGGGTGAAGCGCCAATCGTGCCTCAGGTGAGTGCCGATGAAGCTTCTGCTAACCTGGCCGAACTGCTGAACGCAGGCTTTGGTAGCAGCGACGACGAATAA
- the shiA gene encoding shikimate transporter — protein sequence MDTSTTPTLSQPGGSVPHQDDSISSGKTLQTQSVSHSQHKAKRAAWGSFVGAVVDWYDFLLYGIVAALVFNTEFFPQVSPTMGTLAAFGTFGVGFLFRPLGGMVFGHFGDKLGRKRMLMITVWMMGISTALIGLLPSFDSIGWWAPVLLVMLRAIQGFAVGGEWGGAALLAVESAPKKKKAFYSSGVQVGFGVGLLLATGSVSLVSNLTTNEEFITWGWRLPFLFSLILVAIAWWVRNGMDESQEFEANKTLGERANKLRSFPIMEALRQHPKAFLLIIALRLGELLTMYIVTAFALNYSTTHLGLSRDIFLNIGLLVGAISCVSIPFFAYLADSFGRRRIYVTGALIGAVSAVPFFMALESHNTLLILFFAIMLANIAHDMIVSVQQPMFTELFGTAYRYSGAGVGYQVASVVGGGFTPFIAVLLVQFMDGSWHAVAAYLAIGCLLSAIVGMQMKAKPADALPH from the coding sequence ATGGACACCTCAACTACGCCAACACTCTCACAGCCTGGCGGCTCAGTACCTCATCAGGATGATTCAATTTCATCTGGTAAAACCCTACAAACACAGTCAGTAAGCCATTCTCAACATAAAGCGAAACGTGCAGCGTGGGGCAGTTTTGTGGGAGCTGTTGTGGATTGGTATGATTTCTTGCTGTACGGAATTGTTGCCGCTCTTGTATTTAATACCGAATTTTTCCCGCAGGTCAGCCCGACAATGGGGACGCTGGCGGCATTTGGTACGTTTGGCGTTGGTTTTCTGTTCCGCCCGCTTGGCGGTATGGTGTTTGGGCACTTCGGCGATAAGCTAGGCCGTAAACGGATGTTGATGATCACGGTCTGGATGATGGGTATTTCCACTGCGCTGATTGGCCTGCTGCCGTCGTTTGATTCCATTGGCTGGTGGGCGCCGGTACTGCTGGTAATGCTGCGTGCAATTCAGGGATTTGCTGTCGGTGGCGAGTGGGGCGGTGCGGCGCTGTTGGCAGTAGAAAGCGCGCCAAAGAAGAAGAAAGCCTTTTACAGCAGCGGCGTACAGGTTGGTTTTGGCGTCGGGCTGTTGCTGGCTACAGGGTCGGTATCGCTGGTCAGTAATTTGACGACTAATGAGGAATTTATCACCTGGGGCTGGCGTTTGCCGTTCTTGTTCAGCCTGATTCTGGTCGCGATCGCCTGGTGGGTGCGTAACGGGATGGATGAGTCTCAGGAGTTTGAGGCGAATAAAACTCTGGGAGAAAGAGCAAACAAACTGCGTTCGTTCCCTATTATGGAAGCACTGCGCCAGCACCCGAAGGCCTTTCTGCTGATTATTGCGCTACGGCTTGGAGAACTGCTGACGATGTATATCGTCACCGCGTTTGCCCTCAACTACTCCACCACCCATCTTGGGCTATCGCGAGATATCTTCCTGAATATCGGGCTGCTGGTGGGGGCGATCAGCTGTGTGTCTATCCCGTTCTTTGCCTATCTGGCGGATAGCTTTGGTCGCCGTCGGATCTACGTTACCGGTGCGCTGATTGGTGCCGTGAGTGCAGTGCCATTCTTTATGGCGCTGGAAAGCCATAACACGCTGCTGATTCTGTTCTTTGCCATCATGCTGGCGAATATTGCCCACGATATGATTGTTAGCGTACAGCAGCCGATGTTTACGGAACTATTTGGTACAGCTTATCGCTATAGCGGAGCGGGTGTAGGTTATCAGGTCGCCAGCGTGGTCGGCGGCGGGTTTACGCCTTTTATCGCTGTGCTGTTAGTACAGTTTATGGATGGTTCATGGCACGCGGTGGCGGCTTACCTTGCCATTGGTTGTTTGCTGTCAGCGATTGTCGGGATGCAGATGAAAGCAAAACCAGCGGACGCTTTACCTCACTAA
- a CDS encoding DUF1127 domain-containing protein, translating to MEFHENRSQKPFRESPFWLMLILPYRLWKAWRARAQTLKILRNMSDDGLKDIGLKRSDLDRFR from the coding sequence ATGGAATTTCATGAAAATCGATCACAAAAACCGTTCCGCGAGTCACCGTTCTGGCTAATGCTGATTTTGCCGTACCGCTTGTGGAAAGCCTGGCGGGCAAGGGCACAAACGCTGAAGATACTACGAAATATGAGCGATGACGGGCTTAAGGATATCGGGCTGAAGCGAAGCGATCTCGATCGGTTCAGATAA
- a CDS encoding PLP-dependent aminotransferase family protein has translation MTRYQHLAGLLEQRIEQGLYQSGERLPSVRALSTEHGVSISTVQQAYHLLETRQLIMPQPRSGYFVTPRKATPPVPALTRPAQRPVEITQWESVLELVNVRLETNVLKFGSGMPDVSQPTIKPLWKEMARLCQYQDSRILQYDSVYGVPALREQIARLTVDCGCQLTQDDIVVTTGCQEALFVAVRAVCQPGDIVAVESPAFPGTMQILRGLDIKAIEIPTDSVTGISLEALRLALDQWPIKAVLLVPSCNNPLGFIMPDARKKSLVTLAQHFDIAIIEDDAYGELAYEYPRPRAIKSFDEDGRVLLCSSFSKNLAPGLRVGWIAPGRYLERVIHTKYISTGSTVVQPQLAVAEFIRQGHYQPHLRRMRAQYKANLSTFTCWVREYFPSNICVSRPQGGFLVWIELPEYFDSLKLTREVRKAGIQIAAGSLFSASGKYRNCIRLNYANRFTEEMREGLRIVGSEVAKMMHTSPDQSDFYGKGRYG, from the coding sequence ATGACGCGTTATCAACACCTTGCCGGGCTGTTAGAACAGCGGATCGAACAAGGGCTGTACCAAAGTGGAGAGCGCCTGCCTTCGGTACGGGCGCTGAGTACAGAACATGGTGTAAGCATCAGTACCGTACAGCAGGCCTACCATCTGCTGGAAACCCGGCAGTTGATTATGCCGCAGCCGCGTTCGGGATATTTTGTCACGCCGCGTAAGGCAACGCCGCCTGTACCCGCGCTAACGCGTCCTGCCCAGCGTCCGGTTGAGATCACGCAGTGGGAATCGGTACTGGAACTGGTGAACGTGCGTTTGGAAACTAACGTGCTGAAATTTGGTAGCGGAATGCCGGATGTAAGCCAGCCGACCATCAAACCACTGTGGAAAGAGATGGCTCGCCTCTGCCAGTATCAGGATTCCCGCATCTTACAATATGACAGCGTATATGGCGTGCCTGCGCTGCGTGAGCAGATTGCCCGTCTTACCGTGGACTGCGGCTGCCAGCTGACTCAAGATGATATTGTGGTCACGACCGGATGTCAGGAAGCCCTATTTGTTGCCGTCCGCGCCGTTTGTCAGCCTGGCGATATCGTGGCCGTTGAATCACCCGCTTTTCCAGGCACGATGCAGATCCTTCGTGGGCTGGATATCAAAGCGATCGAGATCCCAACCGATTCAGTGACGGGGATCAGCCTCGAAGCGTTGAGGCTGGCGCTGGATCAATGGCCGATCAAGGCCGTCCTGCTGGTGCCGAGCTGTAATAACCCGCTTGGCTTCATCATGCCAGATGCCCGCAAGAAATCGCTGGTGACGCTGGCGCAGCATTTTGATATCGCGATTATTGAAGATGATGCTTATGGTGAACTGGCCTATGAATATCCGCGCCCCCGCGCGATAAAGTCGTTTGATGAGGATGGACGTGTGCTGCTGTGCAGCTCGTTTTCAAAGAACCTGGCGCCCGGTTTGCGCGTTGGCTGGATTGCCCCAGGGCGCTATCTGGAACGGGTCATCCATACAAAATACATCAGTACGGGATCGACGGTAGTACAGCCGCAGCTTGCGGTGGCGGAGTTTATTCGTCAGGGACACTATCAGCCCCATCTGCGCCGTATGCGCGCCCAGTACAAAGCCAATCTGAGTACGTTCACCTGCTGGGTGCGTGAGTATTTTCCGTCCAATATTTGCGTCAGTCGTCCGCAGGGGGGATTCCTGGTGTGGATTGAACTGCCTGAATATTTTGATTCGCTCAAGCTCACCCGTGAGGTCAGAAAAGCCGGCATACAGATCGCCGCTGGCTCGCTATTCTCCGCCTCGGGGAAATACCGTAACTGTATTCGACTCAATTATGCCAATCGCTTTACGGAAGAGATGAGGGAAGGGCTGCGTATCGTGGGCAGTGAGGTTGCGAAGATGATGCACACGTCTCCTGACCAAAGCGATTTTTACGGGAAGGGCCGATACGGGTAA
- the thiH gene encoding 2-iminoacetate synthase ThiH — MSVDFQTVWEQLDWDDLTLRINGKTAQDVERALTAPHLTRDDFMALISPAASAYLEPLAQRAQQLTRQRFGNTVSFYVPLYLSNLCSNDCTYCGFSMSNQIKRKTLDEAEILRECAAIKKLGFEHLLLVTGEHQRKVGMDYFRRVFPLIRPLFSSLMIEVQPLSQDEYAELKALGLDGVMVYQETYHPATYQLHHLKGQKQDFHWRLATPDRLGRAGIDKIGLGALIGLSNSWRTDCYMVAEHLLHLQQSYWQSRYSISFPRLRPCAGGIEPASIMDEAQLMQVICAFRLLSPDIELSLSTRESPFFRDHAIPIAINNVSAFSKTQPGGYADDHPELEQFSPHDSRRPEDVAQAIVRAGLQPVWKDWDGYLGR, encoded by the coding sequence ATGAGCGTTGATTTTCAAACCGTCTGGGAACAGCTCGACTGGGATGACTTGACGCTGCGCATCAACGGTAAAACCGCACAGGATGTTGAACGGGCGCTCACTGCGCCACACTTGACGCGTGACGATTTTATGGCGCTCATTTCACCTGCCGCCAGCGCCTATCTGGAACCGTTAGCCCAGCGAGCACAGCAGCTCACTCGACAGCGCTTCGGCAATACGGTGAGTTTCTATGTACCGCTGTATCTGTCCAATCTGTGCTCTAACGATTGTACCTACTGCGGCTTTTCGATGAGCAACCAGATCAAGCGGAAGACACTGGATGAGGCAGAAATCCTGCGTGAATGCGCCGCTATCAAGAAACTGGGGTTTGAACACCTGTTGCTCGTGACTGGCGAACACCAGCGTAAAGTAGGCATGGACTATTTTCGTCGTGTCTTTCCGCTGATCCGGCCGCTTTTCAGTTCGCTGATGATTGAAGTTCAACCCTTGTCGCAGGACGAGTACGCCGAATTAAAAGCACTGGGTCTGGATGGCGTCATGGTCTATCAGGAAACCTATCATCCGGCGACCTACCAACTGCACCATCTAAAAGGACAAAAGCAGGATTTCCACTGGCGGCTCGCCACACCGGATCGGCTTGGTCGAGCCGGGATCGACAAGATCGGGCTGGGTGCCTTAATCGGCCTGTCCAATAGCTGGCGCACCGACTGCTACATGGTGGCGGAACACCTGCTGCACTTGCAACAAAGCTACTGGCAGAGCCGGTATTCCATCTCATTCCCGCGCCTGCGCCCCTGTGCGGGCGGCATTGAACCGGCATCGATTATGGATGAAGCCCAGCTCATGCAGGTGATTTGCGCATTCCGGTTGCTGTCACCGGATATTGAATTGTCGCTCTCCACGCGCGAATCACCGTTCTTTCGCGATCATGCCATTCCTATCGCGATTAACAACGTCAGCGCCTTTTCCAAAACCCAGCCGGGTGGCTATGCCGATGACCATCCTGAACTGGAACAGTTTTCCCCCCATGATTCACGACGTCCTGAAGACGTAGCACAGGCCATCGTGCGCGCAGGTCTCCAGCCCGTATGGAAAGACTGGGACGGTTATTTAGGCCGATAG
- a CDS encoding thiazole synthase, translating to MLHIADTTLTSRLLTGTGKFATPELMLAALEASGSQLVTIAMKRVDLNGGNDAILAPLRQLGIKLLPNTSGAKTAEEAIFAARLAREALGTRWLKLEIHPDVKYLLPDPIETLKAAEQLVKEGFTVLPYCGADPVLCKRLEEVGCAAVMPLGAPIGSNQGLQTRDFLRIIIEQARIPVIVDAGIGAPSHAADALEMGADAVLVNTAIAVARDPVAMAHAFRLAVEAGGLARQAGLGSKQFVASATSPLTGFLHRQTEGAE from the coding sequence ATGCTGCACATTGCCGATACGACATTAACTTCACGGCTGCTGACCGGCACCGGGAAATTCGCCACACCAGAACTGATGCTAGCAGCACTCGAGGCCTCCGGTTCACAGCTCGTGACCATCGCGATGAAACGCGTTGACCTGAACGGCGGCAACGATGCCATTCTCGCCCCACTACGCCAGCTCGGCATTAAGCTGCTGCCGAATACATCGGGGGCCAAAACCGCAGAAGAAGCCATTTTTGCCGCCCGACTGGCGCGTGAAGCATTGGGCACTCGCTGGCTAAAGCTGGAAATTCACCCCGATGTGAAATACCTGCTGCCCGACCCTATCGAAACCCTGAAGGCCGCCGAACAGCTGGTAAAAGAAGGATTCACGGTACTGCCTTACTGCGGGGCCGACCCGGTACTGTGCAAACGGCTGGAAGAGGTCGGCTGCGCGGCAGTGATGCCTCTCGGCGCACCGATTGGCTCCAATCAGGGGCTACAAACGCGTGATTTTCTCCGCATCATCATCGAACAGGCACGCATTCCGGTAATAGTCGATGCGGGCATTGGCGCCCCCAGCCATGCGGCCGACGCGCTGGAAATGGGAGCCGATGCCGTTCTGGTCAATACGGCCATCGCGGTTGCTCGCGATCCAGTGGCTATGGCGCACGCATTCCGGCTGGCGGTCGAGGCAGGTGGCCTTGCTCGTCAGGCCGGTCTGGGAAGTAAACAGTTCGTCGCCAGCGCCACCAGCCCACTCACCGGTTTCCTGCATCGGCAAACGGAAGGGGCGGAGTGA
- the thiS gene encoding sulfur carrier protein ThiS yields the protein MRITLNDEPFEFPEAITVEALLSQINRLQPGTALAINQTIIPHATWSQHQVQDGDDILLFQAIAGG from the coding sequence ATGAGAATCACGCTGAATGATGAGCCCTTTGAGTTCCCAGAGGCCATCACGGTTGAAGCGCTGCTAAGCCAGATAAACCGGCTCCAGCCTGGCACAGCGCTGGCCATCAATCAAACCATTATCCCGCACGCCACTTGGTCACAGCATCAGGTTCAGGACGGTGATGATATTTTGCTTTTTCAGGCAATCGCGGGAGGATGA
- a CDS encoding HesA/MoeB/ThiF family protein — MVTHHHSTPAGLSDGEFMRYSRQLMLEDIGPEGQEKLKAASVLLVGLGGLGAPASLYLAAAGIGTLLLADDDALHISNLQRQILYRTSETDKPKAVLAQRQLQALNPHSEAIALTERLSGETLDNAVSRADLVLDCSDNMTTRHAVNAACFNAGKPLISGSAVGFSGQLAVFMPPYHAGCYACLYPDTAEPQRNCRTAGVLGPVVGVIGTLQALEAIKLLAGMPSALDGKLRMFNGKQQSWNTLQLTRAPHCSVCGGTA; from the coding sequence ATGGTAACGCATCACCACTCTACGCCAGCCGGGCTGAGCGACGGCGAGTTCATGCGCTACAGCCGTCAGCTCATGCTGGAAGATATTGGCCCGGAAGGTCAGGAGAAGCTCAAAGCCGCCAGCGTTCTGCTGGTCGGACTAGGTGGGCTGGGCGCGCCCGCTTCGCTCTATCTGGCTGCCGCAGGGATCGGCACGCTGCTGCTTGCCGACGATGACGCACTGCATATCAGCAACCTGCAACGCCAGATTCTGTATCGCACCAGCGAAACCGACAAGCCCAAAGCCGTGCTGGCCCAGCGTCAGCTACAGGCGTTAAATCCGCACTCGGAAGCCATCGCACTCACTGAAAGGCTTAGTGGTGAGACACTAGATAATGCCGTCAGCCGCGCCGATCTGGTGTTGGATTGCAGCGACAACATGACCACTCGCCACGCGGTTAACGCCGCCTGCTTTAACGCAGGCAAGCCGCTAATCAGCGGGAGTGCCGTCGGTTTCAGCGGGCAGCTCGCCGTCTTCATGCCACCTTATCACGCTGGCTGCTACGCCTGTCTGTATCCCGATACGGCGGAACCACAGCGCAACTGCCGTACCGCAGGCGTGCTGGGTCCGGTGGTCGGCGTAATTGGCACACTTCAGGCGCTGGAAGCGATCAAGCTGCTGGCCGGTATGCCGTCCGCGCTGGACGGCAAGCTGAGAATGTTCAATGGCAAACAGCAGAGCTGGAACACGCTCCAGCTCACACGCGCGCCCCATTGCTCGGTATGCGGGGGAACAGCATGA
- the thiE gene encoding thiamine phosphate synthase — protein sequence MTDSTPFAPTAQRLGLYPVVDSVEWIERLLSVGVKTIQLRIKARSDEQAEADVIQAIALGRRYQAQLFINDYWRLAVKHQAYGVHLGQEDLDTADLAAIKQAGLRLGISTHDDRELARAVAINPSYIALGHIFPTQTKEMPSAPQGLAELTRHITDLQGRFPTVAIGGISIDRVPAVLKTGVGSIAVVSAITQAPDWRQATATLLRMIEGREA from the coding sequence ATGACGGACTCGACGCCTTTTGCCCCAACGGCGCAGCGGCTGGGGCTCTATCCCGTCGTCGATAGCGTGGAGTGGATCGAGCGACTACTCAGCGTCGGGGTAAAAACGATCCAGTTGAGGATCAAAGCTCGGTCAGATGAACAAGCTGAAGCCGATGTGATCCAAGCGATCGCCTTGGGTCGCCGCTATCAGGCGCAGCTTTTCATCAACGACTATTGGAGATTAGCCGTAAAACATCAGGCGTACGGCGTACATCTGGGTCAGGAAGATCTGGATACCGCCGATCTGGCTGCGATTAAACAAGCTGGCCTGCGCTTGGGCATTTCCACACACGACGATCGTGAACTGGCGCGCGCGGTGGCGATAAACCCGTCCTACATCGCACTGGGGCATATTTTCCCTACGCAAACCAAAGAAATGCCATCAGCGCCGCAGGGGCTGGCCGAACTGACGCGACACATAACCGATCTGCAAGGCCGTTTTCCCACCGTTGCGATCGGCGGTATCAGCATCGATAGAGTCCCTGCGGTGCTAAAAACAGGCGTCGGCAGTATTGCCGTCGTCAGCGCCATTACGCAGGCACCGGACTGGCGTCAGGCGACGGCAACGCTACTCAGGATGATTGAAGGGCGGGAGGCATAA